In Topomyia yanbarensis strain Yona2022 chromosome 2, ASM3024719v1, whole genome shotgun sequence, one DNA window encodes the following:
- the LOC131678944 gene encoding angiotensin-converting enzyme-like isoform X1 produces the protein MSLKVLLILTCMWLKTQNVVSQISDLRYTENTNDNLGNAIQFLRDFDREAAEMCNRVASSEWRYAINATDFNKRRMREQQNLVSKFECLSWRRAASFDSSTIVDSSIRRQLGRIVQPGRCGLGEDKYAEITHVISLMKDNYNNAKVCPFPGGKSTVPGSESYRSSSYVATYTTYCDLKLEPELVRIMESSRAEPELRYYWLAWREKTGPSVKNTFMRYLDLANQAAERHGFNDAGDQMRSLYDDSEFFFSVNDLWMKIQPLYKQLVTFVRKGLVRHYGEQVVRKDGPLPAHILGNMWAQNWHSILSLIQPGPSEMPDITGEMVRQGYTPFKMFQTAEEFFTSIGLPPMAPEFWRNSVFQKSNEMYGQCTASAWDFCNKIDFRIKQCTQVSLEDFVNAHHEMTHVQYYMQYASQPFLYREGPNPAFHEALANAISLCVGGPTHLQKLGLLNTPVSVTNGNTMINIEYLLSIALDKLPFMAYSLALEKWRWYVFEKGPVGMNARWWELRLRYQGIIPPTGRGFEHFDAGAKYHVISDQDYIKYFVATVLQFQIYSELCLASHHVGPLHTCDFYRSREAGRILSDVMQQGAALSSSQLLKLLTRGKTSRLSAEPLIDFFRPLEAWLELQNKDEPIIGWSSRMEDFALFQPLVDRNGRNSAAKHMFSLLALLMVCFYSVLSF, from the exons ATGTCTTTAAAAGTTTTGCTTATATTAACTTGTATGTGGTTGAAAACGCAAAATGTTGTTTCACAAATCAGTGACCTTAGATATACGGAG AATACTAATGACAACCTGGGAAATGCAATCCAATTCCTTCGTGACTTCGATCGTGAAGCTGCTGAAATGTGCAATCG AGTCGCCAGTAGCGAGTGGAGATACGCCATCAATGCGACCGATTTCAACAAGAGACGCATGCGTGAACAACAAAACCTAGTCTCCAAGTTCGAGTGTCTCAGCTGGCGTCGAGCTGCTTCATTCGATTCATCCACGATTGTAGATTCCAGTATCCGGCGCCAGCTTGGACGAATCGTACAACCTGGTCGATGTGGCTTGGGAGAAGACAAATATGCTGAG ATAACACACGTCATTTCGCTAATGAAGGACAATTACAACAATGCAAAGGTATGCCCGTTTCCTGGAGGGAAGTCAACCGTGCCTGGATCGGAATCGTACAGAAGCTCCAGCTATGTCGCTACCTATACAACGTATTGTGATCTGAAACTAGAACCAGAGCTCGTACGGATAATGGAATCCAGTCGTGCGGAGCCGGAACTAAGATATTACTGGTTGGCGTGGCGTGAAAAGACGGGTCCATCGGTGAAGAACACATTCATGCGCTATTTGGACCTGGCGAACCAGGCTGCTGAGAGGCATGGGTTCAACGATGCTGGTGATCAGATGCGATCACTTTACGATGATAGCGAGTTCTTTTTTTCGGTCAACGATTTGTGGATGAAAATACAACCTCTTTACAAGCAGCTGGTAACATTCGTTAGGAAAGGTCTAGTTCGTCATTATGGAGAACAAGTAGTTCGAAAAGATGGTCCGCTTCCAGCTCACATCCTGGGAAATATGTGGGCTCAAAACTGGCACAGTATTCTGAGCTTGATACAACCGGGACCTTCGGAAATGCCGGACATCACAGGGGAAATGGTGCGACAGGGTTACACtccattcaaaatgtttcaaaCAGCTGAAGAATTCTTCACCTCGATTGGCCTTCCACCGATGGCACCGGAGTTTTGGAGAAATTCTGTGTTTCAGAAATCAAACGAAATGTACGGACAGTGCACTGCCTCGGCTTGGGATTTTTGTAATAAAATAGACTTTCGCATCAAACAGTGTACGCAAGTTAGTTTGGAAGACTTTGTAAACGCACACCACGAAATGACCCACGTACAATACTACATGCAGTACGCCAGCCAACCGTTTCTGTACCGCGAAGGACCAAATCCGGCCTTCCACGAGGCACTTGCCAATGCGATTAGCCTTTGCGTCGGTGGCCCTACACATTTACAAAAGCTAGGTCTGCTTAACACTCCTGTATCGGTGACCAATGGGAACACTATGATCAACATTGAATATCTATTGAGTATAGCCCTGGATAAGTTACCGTTCATGGCGTACAGTTTGGCGCTAGAGAAA TGGCGCTGGTACGTATTCGAGAAAGGACCAGTTGGAATGAATGCCCGTTGGTGGGAGCTTCGTCTCCGATATCAAGGTATAATACCACCCACAGGTCGCGGGTTCGAACATTTCGATGCTGGGGCCAAATATCACGTCATCTCGGATCAAGACTACATTAAGTACTTCGTAGCGACCGTTCTCCAGTTCCAAATTTACTCAGAACTTTGCCTGGCATCCCATCATGTTGGGCCCCTGCACACCTGCGATTTTTATCGTTCGCGCGAAGCTGGTAGAATACTGAG TGATGTTATGCAACAGGGAGCAGCTCTGTCATCATCGCAACTCTTGAAGCTTCTAACGAGAGGTAAAACTTCACGACTTTCCGCAGAACCATTAATCGATTTCTTCAGACCACTGGAAGCGTGGCTGGAATTGCAGAACAAAGACGAACCG ATTATCGGTTGGAGCTCCAGAATGGAGGATTTTGCACTATTCCAGCCACTGGTCGATAGGAACGGCCGAAATAGTGCAGCGAAGCATATGTTCAGCTTACTAGCACTTCTAATGGTGTGCTTCTACTCGGTTTTAAGTTTCTAA
- the LOC131678944 gene encoding angiotensin-converting enzyme-like isoform X2 translates to MYYPYCFFLNTNDNLGNAIQFLRDFDREAAEMCNRVASSEWRYAINATDFNKRRMREQQNLVSKFECLSWRRAASFDSSTIVDSSIRRQLGRIVQPGRCGLGEDKYAEITHVISLMKDNYNNAKVCPFPGGKSTVPGSESYRSSSYVATYTTYCDLKLEPELVRIMESSRAEPELRYYWLAWREKTGPSVKNTFMRYLDLANQAAERHGFNDAGDQMRSLYDDSEFFFSVNDLWMKIQPLYKQLVTFVRKGLVRHYGEQVVRKDGPLPAHILGNMWAQNWHSILSLIQPGPSEMPDITGEMVRQGYTPFKMFQTAEEFFTSIGLPPMAPEFWRNSVFQKSNEMYGQCTASAWDFCNKIDFRIKQCTQVSLEDFVNAHHEMTHVQYYMQYASQPFLYREGPNPAFHEALANAISLCVGGPTHLQKLGLLNTPVSVTNGNTMINIEYLLSIALDKLPFMAYSLALEKWRWYVFEKGPVGMNARWWELRLRYQGIIPPTGRGFEHFDAGAKYHVISDQDYIKYFVATVLQFQIYSELCLASHHVGPLHTCDFYRSREAGRILSDVMQQGAALSSSQLLKLLTRGKTSRLSAEPLIDFFRPLEAWLELQNKDEPIIGWSSRMEDFALFQPLVDRNGRNSAAKHMFSLLALLMVCFYSVLSF, encoded by the exons ATGTATTATCCATACTGCTTTTTTCTG AATACTAATGACAACCTGGGAAATGCAATCCAATTCCTTCGTGACTTCGATCGTGAAGCTGCTGAAATGTGCAATCG AGTCGCCAGTAGCGAGTGGAGATACGCCATCAATGCGACCGATTTCAACAAGAGACGCATGCGTGAACAACAAAACCTAGTCTCCAAGTTCGAGTGTCTCAGCTGGCGTCGAGCTGCTTCATTCGATTCATCCACGATTGTAGATTCCAGTATCCGGCGCCAGCTTGGACGAATCGTACAACCTGGTCGATGTGGCTTGGGAGAAGACAAATATGCTGAG ATAACACACGTCATTTCGCTAATGAAGGACAATTACAACAATGCAAAGGTATGCCCGTTTCCTGGAGGGAAGTCAACCGTGCCTGGATCGGAATCGTACAGAAGCTCCAGCTATGTCGCTACCTATACAACGTATTGTGATCTGAAACTAGAACCAGAGCTCGTACGGATAATGGAATCCAGTCGTGCGGAGCCGGAACTAAGATATTACTGGTTGGCGTGGCGTGAAAAGACGGGTCCATCGGTGAAGAACACATTCATGCGCTATTTGGACCTGGCGAACCAGGCTGCTGAGAGGCATGGGTTCAACGATGCTGGTGATCAGATGCGATCACTTTACGATGATAGCGAGTTCTTTTTTTCGGTCAACGATTTGTGGATGAAAATACAACCTCTTTACAAGCAGCTGGTAACATTCGTTAGGAAAGGTCTAGTTCGTCATTATGGAGAACAAGTAGTTCGAAAAGATGGTCCGCTTCCAGCTCACATCCTGGGAAATATGTGGGCTCAAAACTGGCACAGTATTCTGAGCTTGATACAACCGGGACCTTCGGAAATGCCGGACATCACAGGGGAAATGGTGCGACAGGGTTACACtccattcaaaatgtttcaaaCAGCTGAAGAATTCTTCACCTCGATTGGCCTTCCACCGATGGCACCGGAGTTTTGGAGAAATTCTGTGTTTCAGAAATCAAACGAAATGTACGGACAGTGCACTGCCTCGGCTTGGGATTTTTGTAATAAAATAGACTTTCGCATCAAACAGTGTACGCAAGTTAGTTTGGAAGACTTTGTAAACGCACACCACGAAATGACCCACGTACAATACTACATGCAGTACGCCAGCCAACCGTTTCTGTACCGCGAAGGACCAAATCCGGCCTTCCACGAGGCACTTGCCAATGCGATTAGCCTTTGCGTCGGTGGCCCTACACATTTACAAAAGCTAGGTCTGCTTAACACTCCTGTATCGGTGACCAATGGGAACACTATGATCAACATTGAATATCTATTGAGTATAGCCCTGGATAAGTTACCGTTCATGGCGTACAGTTTGGCGCTAGAGAAA TGGCGCTGGTACGTATTCGAGAAAGGACCAGTTGGAATGAATGCCCGTTGGTGGGAGCTTCGTCTCCGATATCAAGGTATAATACCACCCACAGGTCGCGGGTTCGAACATTTCGATGCTGGGGCCAAATATCACGTCATCTCGGATCAAGACTACATTAAGTACTTCGTAGCGACCGTTCTCCAGTTCCAAATTTACTCAGAACTTTGCCTGGCATCCCATCATGTTGGGCCCCTGCACACCTGCGATTTTTATCGTTCGCGCGAAGCTGGTAGAATACTGAG TGATGTTATGCAACAGGGAGCAGCTCTGTCATCATCGCAACTCTTGAAGCTTCTAACGAGAGGTAAAACTTCACGACTTTCCGCAGAACCATTAATCGATTTCTTCAGACCACTGGAAGCGTGGCTGGAATTGCAGAACAAAGACGAACCG ATTATCGGTTGGAGCTCCAGAATGGAGGATTTTGCACTATTCCAGCCACTGGTCGATAGGAACGGCCGAAATAGTGCAGCGAAGCATATGTTCAGCTTACTAGCACTTCTAATGGTGTGCTTCTACTCGGTTTTAAGTTTCTAA
- the LOC131678945 gene encoding serine/threonine-protein phosphatase 6 catalytic subunit translates to MTSELDSWIEITKQCKYLPENDLKKLCDLVCDLLIEESNIQPVSTPVTVCGDIHGQFYDLEELFRTGGHIPDTNYIFMGDFVDRGYYSLETFTRLLTLKARYPERITLLRGNHESRQITKVYGFYDECYTKYGNVNPWKYCCRVFDLLTIAALIDEEVLCVHGGLSPEIKTLDQIRTINRDQEIPHKGAFCDLVWSDPEDIETWAESPRGAGWLFGVDVTLDFMFINRLELICRAHQLVHEGINYLFNRKLVTVWSAPNYCYRCGNVAAILKFQTAEDSTVEIFKAVPDSERVMPSQRVTPYFL, encoded by the coding sequence ATGACTTCGGAACTAGATAGCTGGATTGAGATTACAAAACAGTGCAAATATTTGCCAGAGAATGACCTGAAGAAATTGTGTGATTTGGTATGTGATCTGCTGATAGAAGAGTCAAACATACAACCAGTGAGCACTCCAGTCACCGTCTGCGGTGATATTCATGGGCAGTTCTACGATCTTGAGGAGCTTTTTCGCACGGGTGGACATATTCCGGATACGAATTACATTTTCATGGGCGACTTCGTTGATCGTGGTTATTACAGCTTGGAAACGTTTACTCGTTTGCTTACCTTGAAGGCACGGTATCCGGAGAGAATCACATTGCTTCGAGGTAACCATGAATCACGACAAATCACCAAAGTGTACGGTTTTTATGACGAGTGTTACACCAAGTATGGCAATGTAAACCCGTGGAAGTACTGCTGCCGAGTGTTTGACTTGCTCACCATCGCTGCCTTGATCGACGAGGAGGTTTTGTGTGTCCATGGCGGCCTTAGTCCGGAGATTAAAACGCTGGACCAAATCCGAACAATCAATCGTGACCAGGAGATTCCCCATAAGGGTGCTTTCTGTGATTTGGTTTGGTCAGACCCCGAGGATATCGAAACGTGGGCCGAGAGCCCGAGGGGGGCAGGTTGGCTGTTTGGAGTTGATGTGACGTTGGATTTTATGTTTATCAACAGGCTGGAACTGATCTGTCGGGCACATCAACTGGTCCACGAAGGAATAAACTATTTGTTCAACCGTAAGCTGGTCACTGTTTGGTCGGCGCCAAATTATTGCTACCGCTGCGGCAATGTGGCAGCAATACTCAAGTTTCAAACCGCAGAGGATTCGACGGTGGAGATATTCAAGGCGGTACCGGACAGCGAAAGGGTCATGCCGAGCCAACGCGTTACACCGTACTTTCTGTGA